Proteins encoded by one window of Arachis hypogaea cultivar Tifrunner chromosome 1, arahy.Tifrunner.gnm2.J5K5, whole genome shotgun sequence:
- the LOC112783486 gene encoding uncharacterized protein, with the protein MNTRARTSLHSMKAPLNASKNKMENTIRGSSRTMASQKAAKNVRRSNRERKMALIQDLDKLKRKLQHEENVHRALERAFTRPLGALPRLPPYLPPYTLELLAEVAVLEEEVVRLEEQVVNFRQGLYQEAVYISSKRNAENMNDSIEQNTARISKHQRSKSFSQSEFHSMTMGRPQPSLARSASSRKLFSSDVATDHTGKLVNGRQFHRKQESFSSIPEEGKGKENRLFSNLVKDKQSPEKKTAKVNIPMKKSPLKQESAEKCMDHFKLQLDWRLADQEMAQSSSTSSSDDKVVEVDSTPNRISEDTVKCLCSIFLRIGTSNDFLMEPRTPPYSDRESSKEKDQLCDPYGICSESKTTDVGPYKNFCEVKGSVDLSRTTSTHRLKSLLGKLASLNLKGLSHQEKLAFWINIYNSCMLNAYLEHGIPESPEMVVALMQKATITVGGQLLNAITIEHFILRLPYHLKFTCPKAGKNDEVKARSIFGLEWCEPLVTFALSCGSWSSPAVRVYTASKVDEELEAAKREYLQAAVGITKGNKLIIPKLLDWYSLDFAKDLDSLLDWVCLQLPHETRKQAVECLQRKGTESLSHLVQIMPYDFSFRLILHQ; encoded by the exons ATGAATACCAGAGCACGCACCAGTCTTCACTCCATGAAAGCACCTTTAAATGCTTCCAAA AACAAGATGGAAAATACTATTAGAGGGAGCAGCAGAACAATGGCTTCTCAGAAAGCCGCGAAAAACGTTCGTCGATCTAATCGAGAAAGGAAAATGGCTCTGATACAAGAT TTAGACAAGTTGAAGAGGAAGCTCCAGCATGAAGAGAATGTTCATAGAGCCCTAGAAAGAGCATTTACAAGACCATTGGGTGCATTACCTCGTCTTCCTCCTTATCTTCCTCCATAT ACATTAGAGCTTCTGGCTGAAGTAGCAGTGTTGGAGGAGGAGGTGGTTCGACTCGAAGAACAGGTTGTGAATTTCAGACAAGGTTTATATCAAGAAGCTGTTTACATTTCCTCCAAGAGAAATGCAGAAAATATGAACGACTCTATTGAGCAAAACACAGCAAGAATCTCAAAACATCAAAGATCAAAGTCATTTTCACAGAGCGAGTTTCATTCGATGACAATGGGAAGGCCTCAGCCTTCTCTTGCCAGAAGTGCTTCCAGCAGGAAGCTGTTTTCCTCTGACGTTGCGACCGATCACACAGGGAAGCTAGTCAACGGGAGGCAGTTTCACAGAAAACAAGAGTCATTTTCATCTATTCCAGAAGagggaaaaggaaaagagaataGATTGTTTAGTAACTTGGTTAAGGATAAGCAATCACCGGAAAAGAAAACTGCCAAAGTCAATATCCCTATGAAGAAATCTCCACTGAAACAAGAATCAGCTGAAAAGTGCATGGATCACTTCAAGTTACAG CTGGATTGGAGATTAGCAGATCAAGAAATGGCACAGAGTTCATCAACTTCGTCTTCAGATGATAAGGTGGTAGAAGTTGATAGCACCCCTAACAGAATTTCAGAGGATACTGTTAAGTGCTTGTGTAGCATATTTTTAAGAATCGGAACATCCAATGACTTTTTGATGGAGCCGAGAACGCCGCCATACTCTGACAGGGAAAGCAGCAAGGAAAAAGATCAGTTGTGTGATCCTTATGGTATCTGTTCGGAATCCAAAACAACAGATGTTGGTCCATACAAAAATTTTTGTGAGGTTAAAGGCTCTGTTGATCTCAGCAGAACAACAAGTACCCATAGATTAAA GTCCCTGCTTGGGAAGCTTGCCTCTCTGAATTTGAAGGGTCTTTCTCATCAGGAAAAGCTTGCATTCTGGATAAACATTTATAATTCCTGCATGCTCAAT GCATATTTAGAGCATGGAATACCTGAGAGTCCTGAAATGGTTGTGGCACTAATGCAGAAG GCAACAATAACAGTGGGAGGCCAGTTACTCAATGCAATTACAATAGAACACTTCATATTGAGATTGCCATATCACCTGAAGTTT ACATGCCCCAAAGCGGGAAAAAACGATGAGGTAAAAGCACGAAGCATATTCGGCCTGGAATGGTGTGAGCCATTAGTGACATTTGCACTATCCTGTGGAAGCTGGTCTTCACCTGCG GTGAGGGTTTACACAGCATCAAAAGTTGATGAAGAGTTAGAAGCAGCAAAGAGAGAGTATTTACAGGCGGCAGTTGGCATCACAAAGGGGAACAAGTTGATAATTCCAAAGTTGCTTGACTGGTACTCCCTTGACTTTGCAAAGGACTTGGATTCCCTATTGGATTGGGTGTGCCTCCAACTGCCTCATGAAACAAGGAAACAAGCAGTTGAATGCCTCCAAAGAAAGGGTACAGAGTCTCTCTCACACCTAGTACAAATCATGCCCTATGATTTCAGTTTCAGGTTAattttgcatcagtaa